DNA from Pecten maximus chromosome 18, xPecMax1.1, whole genome shotgun sequence:
TTCCACATGAATCAACTTTAACACTGGAACTCTCACAAGGCACCTCTAACTTTGAACTCTCCGCGTCCTCTTTACCCGCTAAAAAACTATTATTTTTTGAATTTAGGAACCAGAGACCAGGTACATCTTCGGGAGCAAATGTCCCTTGGTCAACCTCACTAGATAAGGATTCTAATATACTAGACCTTTCTTTTTCCTTCGATTGTCCTTTGTCAATGTAATCTTCATCCTTTGGCGCTTGTTTTTCAGATTCTTTCTTTCCtgaaattatctcccttctatCAGACTTGTCCCGCTTTGAATGCTTGTGTTCTTTCTCTGTATctgaatgtttatgtttatgcttggaatgtttatgtttatgaCTCGATTCATCATGATGCTGTTTTTCTCTCTCTGTTGAACATTCCTTCTGTCCACTGTGGTGAGATTTGGAGGACTTTTCCTTGTGTTTGTGCTTGGAGTCATGCTCTTTTGAATAGTCCCTTTCTTTTGCCAACACTTTACTATCCGTCAAAACTTGACTTACATGTTTTTTTCCAGAATCTTTCAATTTTTGAGAATCACATATTATAGAATGGCTATTCACGTCAACCTTGGGATTCCATATTTTGTTCATTCAATAATTTTTCCTCCGACAACTTTTTTTTGTCTTTACAAGTTTTTCCTGCCGAGGTGAAGCCTTTTCTTGTTCCAATGACTCCAACATTTCCCAATGTAAAGGGTCATCATCACTGTCAGCTTTGGAGTCTAACGTGTCATTCAATTTTGATGACACAAGGCCTAGGGTATCCAATGCACTTATCACATTCTTGCTGGTTTCACTTTTCATATGATGTCCATCCTTCTGTGGCTCGTCTCTCCTAGAAGCTGATGAACTCTCAGACTTCTCAGAATCTGCTTTCTTTTCAAAGGAAGGTTTCTGTGACTCTGAAGATTTTCTAGTAGGCATCCAAGTTTTCAGAAAATTCATTTTTTGAACTTTTTTCTAAACTTTTCACTTTCGAATCAGAGTCCGGATTATTTTTGTGTGAATATTTTTCCTTTAACACTTGACCCTCTTCTTTTTCTGGCAGCTTGTCTTGTTGTTTGGAATGTCTGTCTGTATGAGAATGTCTATCATCTTTTTTTGAACTTTTATGACTAGATTCTGAAGATTTGTTGATACTTTCTGTaccattgtttttcttttctgatttttttactttcttttCATCCTCTTCACGTTTGTGCTTCTTTTCctcagttttgtttttaagttctgaactgttgtgtttgttttcGGAACTTGTATGCTTACTATCAGAACTCTTATGCTTACTATCTGAACTTGCATGCTTACTTTCAGAACTCTTATGCTTACTATCTGAACTTGTATGCTTACTATCAGAACTCTTATGCTTACTATCTGAACTTTTATGCTTACTATCTGAACTTGTATGCTTACTTTCAGAACTCTTATGCTTACTATCTGAACTTGTATGTTTATCATCAGAACTCTTATGCTTACTATCTGAACTTGTATGCTTACTTATCAGAACTCTTATGCTTACTATCAGAACCCTTATGCTTACTATCTGAACCCTTATGCTTACTATCTGAACTTTTATGTTTTCTATCTGAATTTTGGTCTTTATGTTCCTCAAGCTTTTTTCTTCTGTGATCTTTCTCTTGGTGTCTGTCACTTTGTATTTTGTCTTTTTGCACATTCTCTGCTACTACTTTTCTCTCATCATCAGATACACGACAAAAATTTCTTTCCTCAGCATCAGAGCTGCTGTCAACATTTTTAatttcctcctcctcctcctccagCATTCCATTGTCTGACTGGGAATCCTCATTCCTGTCTTTGTTGTCAGGTTCCAATTCCGACCCAGATTCACTCTCTCCATTCACCTGATTAGCCGATTCACGAGCTTCCTCTTCAGCCTCCAATCGCAGGGCTACCATCGACTTCCATTTAGCGACAATATCTTTTGCAAGTTGTCCAATCTCACCATCTTTTTTTCTAAAGTTGTTCACAACTTTTCCTATTCCAGTTTTCTACAAATGAAAATTGCAAAATGAATAGAAAACTGTCATATTGTTATTAGTGTATGTTATAATTTACAGATCCATAATGGATTATTGGTAATTGGAATGACTCACCTACTCAGTGAACTAAAATAAACCACTAGAAAACAGGAGGAAACCAGAGAACCCAGGTAAAACCCATGTGACCTGGCAGGTGACCTTAGCTCATACATTTCcatgtccgatcggggaattGAACCCCAGCTGTCTAGGCGAAAGGCAAGGGAACTGATTATATTATCGACTGTGTTTAAATTTTCcataaaatcaacaaatattgatatctgtcacaaagatacacTTTCATTGTATTTGTATCTATGAGTGACTGAATGGCTTTTGTTTacttatatgcatatatatgtactgcTCACACCACTGCaatctacattgtatttttgGCGACTTTGTGTACAAACGGTGTCGGTCTGGGTCCATATTCCAGTCAGTttcttattcttattttttttaatggcaTGAGCTAGCTAGTTCATGACTGTGCAGGTCCTTTAACAGATTATTGTTGACAATACTAATTCGTCACAGTATGTgagctacattgtatatggaaTTTGTTAGAATGAAAGGAGaacagagtcaccatttatgcaaactctgttctccttccccaaagattgtttcttactaaattgggttcaaatccattcataaatgtatgactagtagcgatttaaaggaattacctctatttcccatatggggccatcccccctttggcccctcacggatcagagtcaccatttatgcaaaatctgttccccttcccccaatgatgtttttgaccaaattggattaaaatcctttcataactttatgactagtagcgatttaaagatattacctctgtttccccattaggccccgccccttcagtcctttgggagtcagagtcatcatttatgcaaaatctgttccccttcacacaagaatgtttctgaccaaattgggttgaaatccattcataactttatgactagtagcgatttaaagatattacctctgtttccccattaggccccgcccctttggtcctttgggagtcagagtaaccatttatgcaaaatctgttccccttccctgaaggatgtttctgaccaaattgggttcaaatccattcataacctcatgacaagtagcgattttaaggaattacctcaatttcccctattgggccccgcccctcaggccccttgggggtcagagtcaccatttatgcaaaatctgttcctcttcccccaagaatgtttctgattaaattgggttgaaatccattcataactttatgactagtagcgatttgaaggaattacctctatttcccctattaggccccgcccctttggccccttgggggtcagagtcaccatttatgcaaaatctgttccccttcccccaagaatgtttctgaccaaattgggttgaaatccattcataactttatgactagtagcgatttgaaggaattacctctatttccccattaggcccctgcccctttggccccttgggggtcagagtaaccatttatgcaaaatctgttccccttccccaacggatgtttctgaccaaattggattaaaatccattcataactagatgactagtagcgatttaaaggaattgcctcaatttcccctattgggccccgcccctcaggccccttgggggtcagagtcaccatttatgcaaaatctgatccccttctgccaaggatgtttctgaccaaattgggttcaaatccattcataaccttatgactagtagcgattttaaggaattgcctcaatttcccctattgggccccgcccctcaggccccttgggggtcagagtcaccatttatgcaaaatctgatccccttctgccaaggatgtttctgactaaatttgggcaaaatccaataagaactttttgactagtagcgatttgaagcaaatgttgacggacgacggacgacagacgacggacgccgtgccatgacataagctcaccggaccttcggtccaggtgagctaaaactTGTAATTAGTTACGGTAAACCTTCGGTAAGTTCGAACATGCGGATAGTTCAAACACAcattttttctagaaaaacaataattttttaaCCAGGGCATCCAGTTaacccttgacttttagcaataTCAGAAGTGAAATCaccatttctcagaaatatgaagggtcaaaacattatgtcaaatagacatgctCCTTCAAACTCaagagtcaaaaacatactctcaagggtctactaGATGCCCCGTTAActagtaatagttcgaactctggtTGTCGGTTGTTTAACTCACACTCTTTCGGATAGTTctaacttgtcaaatgaagaacacaatgtaagattttttttggCATACTacattgaaagctcgcgacaACAAGCCCATGTACGAATGACAAGacttaaatttgatcaacaggtacgtttaggttattagattgtacatgtatgtgtgatcaTTGAAGTGTGTCTGTGACAGAGCAAAAATTAACCCTTATCATGCTTATCACATTACTTCCCTTTGTCCCCAGTGCTGAATAAAACAGTGAAAAACAGTAAAAAGTGTCTTTGCTTTTCATTTTAATACTGTGAATTTATTTTCAGGGTAAACTACATAAACCATATACTTTTTTTAAAGGTTATGACCTCCtctttatatttaatatatgtcACATACTTTAGTTAATTCAGTTTTTTACATTGCAGaatacaccacgcacgagacagctgattgcaactttaggccccgacaatgtataaataacatgcgatgTTAGTATTCGCGCTGaatggcaaactaagaaatcatCTGTGTATTGTCAAATATAGTGTTAACTaagtattttgattatttaattgtgatcTGACAACTCTTAATTATCaccaatcaaggtattacctgaaaaccaGCGACCTCACGCTAGGTAGGCTGGCCAAGCGAGGTGTCActtgcggtaaagttgaaaggatcggctgccCGATCGTGCTGAGTGACGTGATAATATAAGCATTCATATCCaatcaaaacaatccacaggtgtcttAATCAGTGATGGATAAatttgcaggtatcaactatgtttggtagataatacgactgggcatatttaaaagcagacatgttgatgttctgacctaatttcATCAACATATATCCCCTATTTTTACAGTCgtgctttcgtaaacgcaacaggtgATGTAGACTGTGCTTTCTATGTATTAAATGGACCATTCACTACAATAATAAAGCGATATTTTCtgattcaataaaacatataaccaTGCAGAGACTCAATATTTACACATAGATCCAGCCTTTATATACAAGTATGTTAACTTTAGTGTCACAAATGAAATGTATACTGTTTTTGGGCCTATATATCTACACAATGCCTGAGTGGCTTCGCGAGTAATAAACGGTAATCATCATAATTATTGAGAAATGAAGAAAGTTTAATGATCAACTGACAATGAATTAAATAacatactatcattttacttataatatttataaatgtgtcATTGTTCAGGCCGTcgttgttacgtatcagatttacaaTGGAtatgtttgtgtctaatgattttactcttTGCCAAGATTTTTGCCAATATCGAATCGGATAGTTGGAACTCGcacttattttctgaagcataatttcgaataatttgAACAGgtttgtcaatatttatttaattttgttcgaactaaccgaAGGATTACCGTATACAGTTTGATTTTAACAGTGTAATTAGTTATAATTGattacaatattaaatatttagtaATGGGACAATGATGAGAGCAGCTTAAAATCATTGTCAGTAATTCATATGGGGAGTTACAATGTAGAATGAAACCTTTCTATTGTGGCTCCAAAGGAAACCAAAGTTTACAATTTGATGTTGCTGTCAAAATTCAATTCTAGTCAAGTAAATGTTGAGCATTGAACTCTGAAGTCATAGACTCTCCAGCACAACAGCTTGTTATTCTAGAAAATTCATTGTgatagaggggggggggggggggggggcggtggctgagtggttaaggtgtcccgacactttatcactagctctccacctctgggttgcgagttcgaaacctacgtggggcagttgccaggtactgaccgtaggccggtggtttttctccgggtactccggctttcctccacctccattacctggcacgtccttaattgaccctggctgttaataggacgttaaacaaaaacaaacaaacaaacaaattgtgatAGAGGGtataattacctgtaaaataGCAATGGTGATCCACATTTCAGACAATCGTGTAAAAATATACAGCACCTAGaaagaacaaaaaacagaaTCTAATTTCAGATAT
Protein-coding regions in this window:
- the LOC117316242 gene encoding transcription elongation factor B polypeptide 3-like, whose product is MATSEKSHFTTEADVEHKVLKYKSYLETNPNGNKVLYIFTRLSEMWITIAILQKTGIGKVVNNFRKKDGEIGQLAKDIVAKWKSMVALRLEAEEEARESANQVNGESESGSELEPDNKDRNEDSQSDNGMLEEEEEEIKNVDSSSDAEERNFCRVSDDERKVVAENVQKDKIQSDRHQEKDHRRKKLEEHKDQNSDRKHKSSDSKHKGSDSKHKGSDSKHKSSDKYSELKNKTEEKKHKREEDEKKVKKSEKKNNGTESINKSSESSHKSSKKDDRHSHTDRHSKQQDKLPEKEEGQVKSSESQKPSFEKKADSEKSESSSASRRDEPQKDGHHMKSETSKNVISALDTLGLVSSKLNDTLDSKADSDDDPLHWEMLESLEQEKASPRQEKLWNPKVDVNSHSIICDSQKLKDSGKKHVSQVLTDSKVLAKERDYSKEHDSKHKHKEKSSKSHHSGQKECSTEREKQHHDESSHKHKHSKHKHKHSDTEKEHKHSKRDKSDRREIISGKKESEKQAPKDEDYIDKGQSKEKERSSILESLSSEVDQGTFAPEDVPGLWFLNSKNNSFLAGKEDAESSKLEVPCESSSVKVDSCGNDKKQDSINLSDKTSENDKKDRKKHKHSKDRESSSKKHKSHKDSKSRHDSKHHSKKRKHSCDDDSKSSKARRTSSQDGMSFEDLLTAGASDANKSQAAKLSQNDYAKLKSKFKVKKKGEDDSAKKDGSKLKMQVTEDEILGALPQPNTHYRPWRLKDVEEKKKTEEELLDEFIAGTKTTGRTQMYSGKKQNFVPEVYKLFDMCMTVLCNNIDSLEFVGGVPFDILKPVLEKCTAAQLYRLEDFNPHFLEDTDPLWMSHCHKEFRLSKPEEMETWREHYLRKFDEREEKLKKISANITASMAKKVPERTTQLAYIDSAAKPPRNVRRQQAKYGTAGPSSGERSRARFLPSMDPIPIGRSGSKAVKTSAPMMAKTLTMIKKMRR